In one window of Meleagris gallopavo isolate NT-WF06-2002-E0010 breed Aviagen turkey brand Nicholas breeding stock chromosome 12, Turkey_5.1, whole genome shotgun sequence DNA:
- the PAQR5 gene encoding membrane progestin receptor gamma, producing the protein MLSLKLPPLLSIHQVPKGYQEQGILCGYRPPRISAADCVLSAFQMTNETLNIWTHFLPAWYFVWMLVGRLWGPGGRDPPAWPLLAYLLSCCIYPLASSCAHTFSPMSARARHICYFFDYAALSMYSLGSALAYSAYVFPEEWVGSTFHCCYVPVAVFNTVLSTSLACYSRFLELERPWLSKASRTLAFVYPYLFDSIPLFYRFSLCAARSCADPTVAAHYRHTAFAFLTCFIFATHLPERLAPGHFDYIGHSHQVFHVCGILGTHFQLEAILMDMSERQARLPATSLLQVLAPMGTCMAIGLAVIAQCSAQLCQAPEPSRREKLHGQ; encoded by the exons ATGCTGAGCCTGAAGCTGCCGCCACTGCTGAGCATCCACCAAGTGCCTAAG GGGTACCAGGAGCAGGGCATCCTCTGTGGGTACCGCCCCCCGAGGATCTCAGCAGCTGATTGTGTCCTCAGCGCCTTCCAGATGACCAACGAAACACTCAACATCTGGACACACTTCCTCCCTGCATG GTACTTCGTGTGGATGCTGGTGGGGCGGCTGTGGGGTCCAGGGGGCCGGGACCCCCCCGCCTGGCCACTGCTCGCCtacctgctgagctgctgcatctACCCGCTGGCCTCCAGCTGCGCCCACACCTTCAGCCCCATGTCGGCCCGCGCCCGGCACATCTGCTACTTCTTTGACTACGCGGCGCTCAGCATGTACAGCTTGG GTTCGGCCCTGGCGTATTCAGCATATGTGTTCCCAGAAGAGTGGGTTGGTAGCACCTTCCACTGCTGCTATGTCCCCGTCGCAGTGTTCAACACGGTGCTGAGCACCAGCCTGGCCTGCTACTCCAG gttCCTGGAGCTGGAGCGACCGTGGCTCAGCAAGGCGTCCCGCACGCTGGCCTTCGTGTACCCGTACCTCTTCGACAGCATTCCACTCTTCTACAGG TTCTCTCTGTGCGCAGCACGGAGCTGTGCGGATCCCACGGTCGCTGCCCACTACAGGCACACTGCCTTCGCCTTCCTCACCTGCTTCATCTTTGCCACCCACCTGCCCGAGAGGCTCGCGCCGGGACACTTTGACTACATCG GACACAGCCACCAGGTGTTCCACGTCTGCGGCATCCTAGGCACGCACTTCCAGCTGGAAGCCATCCTGATGGACATGAGTGAGAGGCAGGCACGGCTCCCAGCCACATCgctgctgcaggtgctggcacccaTGGGCACGTGCATGGCCATCGGGTTGGCGGTCATTGCACagtgctctgcacagctctgccaggcaCCAGAACCCTCACGCAGGGAGAAGCTGCATGGGCAGTAG